A genomic window from Terriglobales bacterium includes:
- a CDS encoding ATP-binding protein has translation MCRPAQDVDASEKALARTADASDSERLLNVKTEQYVSVPSGTGKTHLLTGLAVAACRQKRRVRFATAAALINEMVEAKHQLQLGRALSRWARYDLIALDEVGYVPLAEVGAEFLFQVIAERAEKAAVIVTTNLPFSEWTQVIPNARLCKALLDRITDRANIIETGTESYRFRRTLEKRKGKSSETKN, from the coding sequence GTGTGCCGTCCGGCGCAAGATGTCGACGCTTCGGAAAAAGCGCTCGCCCGAACAGCGGATGCCAGCGATAGTGAACGATTACTGAACGTGAAAACTGAGCAGTATGTGTCTGTTCCGAGCGGCACCGGCAAGACCCATCTGCTTACCGGCCTGGCCGTCGCCGCCTGCCGGCAAAAGCGCCGGGTGCGCTTCGCCACCGCCGCCGCGCTGATCAATGAGATGGTCGAAGCCAAGCATCAGCTGCAGCTTGGCCGCGCGCTCTCACGTTGGGCGCGCTACGATCTGATCGCACTCGACGAAGTAGGCTATGTGCCGCTGGCCGAGGTCGGCGCCGAGTTCCTCTTCCAGGTCATCGCCGAACGGGCCGAGAAGGCGGCCGTGATCGTCACCACCAATCTGCCGTTCTCGGAATGGACCCAGGTGATTCCCAACGCCCGGCTGTGCAAGGCCTTGCTCGACCGCATTACCGATCGCGCCAATATCATTGAGACCGGCACTGAGTCCTACCGCTTTCGCCGTACCCTGGAGAAGCGCAAGGGCAAAAGCTCGGAGACCAAGAATTAA